From Oryzias melastigma strain HK-1 linkage group LG15, ASM292280v2, whole genome shotgun sequence, one genomic window encodes:
- the adob gene encoding 2-aminoethanethiol (cysteamine) dioxygenase b, which produces MMPADSTMSSIVQRIARQALVTFRSPPRFGEEPSKSFLENHGKLRSLMTEVRAPDLKLVPRRSDDSSPRAPLYHPGAPPVTYMHICETDQFSMGVFLLKSGASIPLHDHPGMHGMLKVLYGKVRISCFDRLERPAGGPQAEPALPPAQMGALRRSVLRSTAEYTEESGPCVLSPDRDNLHQIDAVDGPTAFMDILAPPYDQDEGRDCHYFKVLTEAGPTGSEQKDKEVWLMEISQPSHFWCGGEPYPGPEVSLSSI; this is translated from the coding sequence ATGATGCCCGCGGACAGCACCATGAGCTCCATCGTCCAGAGAATAGCCCGGCAGGCTCTGGTGACCTTCAGGAGCCCTCCGCGGTTCGGGGAGGAGCCCAGCAAATCCTTCCTGGAGAACCACGGCAAACTGAGGAGCCTGATGACGGAAGTGCGAGCTCCAGACCTGAAGCTCGTCCCGCGGAGGTCCGATGACAGCTCCCCGCGTGCCCCCCTCTACCACCCCGGCGCGCCCCCGGTCACCTACATGCACATCTGCGAGACGGACCAGTTCAGCATGGGGGTGTTCCTGCTGAAGAGCGGCGCCTCCATCCCCCTCCACGACCACCCGGGGATGCACGGGATGCTCAAAGTGTTGTACGGCAAAGTCCGGATCAGCTGCTTCGACCGGCTGGAGCGGCCGGCCGGCGGCCCGCAGGCGGAGCCCGCGCTGCCCCCGGCGCAGATGGGCGCGCTGCGGAGGTCGGTGCTGCGCTCCACGGCGGAGTACACGGAGGAGAGCGGCCCGTGCGTGCTCTCCCCCGACCGGGACAACCTCCATCAGATCGACGCCGTAGACGGCCCCACGGCGTTCATGGATATCCTGGCCCCTCCGTACGACCAGGACGAGGGCAGAGACTGTCACTATTTCAAGGTTCTGACAGAGGCTGGGCCCACAGGGTCAGAACAGAAGGACAAGGAGGTCTGGCTCATGGAGATCTCGCAGCCCTCTCATTTCTGGTGCGGAGGGGAGCCGTACCCGGGCCCCGAGGTCAGCCTCTCCTCCATCTGA